Part of the Pelobates fuscus isolate aPelFus1 chromosome 12, aPelFus1.pri, whole genome shotgun sequence genome, CTAATACTTTCTGCATCTGGACGGTTTGCAAGGTTTAAACACTAAGCATCTTATCAGAATACTTTACTACTaggaacaaaaaaagaaaatacattcagGACAATTTTTCAAGTTTAGCAATGGTTTATTAGTTCTTGCTCTGCATTTTATGAGTTGGCATTTGGTCCCTTCTTTTTGCCGAAGGTGGGTACCACATTCACGAAGCGTCTGTTATACTGCATGCGCCTCTTTGCACGAccggtcttctttttcttcttctcttgtTTGGCAACCTGTATCGGAATAGGAATAGTTAGAATACCAGCAAACTAGTTTAAGTTACTGAGTTTGTATCTACTGTGGGATCACATCTTCTCTGCAGCATTTACATCTTATTCCATTATAATGAAGTAAACATTCCTGATGCACATCTCATTAAACATTATTAGTGCCTCATTAGTAGCCACAGAGGCAGAGTGTTATTGTTCCCAGCCCTGGTGGTACATTTTTACGGTGAATGGAAcatttcctcctatctctcccaacactccttcagtgtctccttttccaagggtacctcctccccttgtcctgtctATGTTGGAGTCCAccaaggatctgttcttggtccccttctattttatctttaaactgcctctcttggcaaacttattgcctcttttggattccactaccacctgtacgctgatgacactcagatatacctctcctccccagacctctcccctgccatcctgcaacgtgtcgctgcttgcctttcttccatctctgactggatgtcctcacgctttctaaaactcaatctctctaaaactgagctctttcctcctcctaatactgatcctcctcattcgctctcccttcaagtcagtgatacccacataagtccatccttgcaagcacgctgtcttggcgtcatacttgacgctggcctcacctttgagcctcacatttagtttgttgccaaatcctgcaggttccaacttaaaaacatagcccgcatccgcccctttcttacgcaagatgctaccaaggagcttgtccatgctctagtaatttcccgcttGGATTAtcgtaaccctctcctgattgatcTTCCAAAAAaacgtattgccccactacagtctttaatgaatgctgcagctagactgattttcctctctagtctgctctctcacacctcacccaccCCTCtaccagtccctacattggctccctgtatcctataggagtcaattcaaagtgctaacccatatatttaaagcactgaacaattctagcccctcatatctcttcactgatccataggtattgttccctccgctctgcccgtgactacctcctgaccgctgctcgcacccgtacagccaactcgcgcttgcaggacctatcgcgggcggctcctttcctatggaataacctgcctactgccatcagactctactGCCTCCGCAAATGTTGCAGTATGTCAGTACATGCACCTAATTCATGCAAGAAAGATAGTAGGTGGTTGAACAAAACTATACCTTGGTGGTCTGCCCTCGTACTTTTCCGGCACGAGCCAGAGAGCCGTGTACTTTACCTGAAGGGAATGAAAGTTAACATGTTTAGTCATCTCTTAAACACCTAATATTTACCATGTGTAATTTATAGGTATGGTATTTTTATTTAAGTTCACTTGTTATAAACATGTGATGTCTCTTTAAATAGCACAAATGCAATCTATAGTTTGTGCTAGCCAACTACTTTCAAATAGCTGAAGTTATTCTGAATTTGCTATCTTCAAGAGCTATGTATTAATTTAAAAGGGGCAAGCTAAGAACTGTGAGATTGCTTGCTCAGCCAACCTAGTCCTCCGTTTGCAATCACAGTATCCAAATTTTATTGGTTATGCATGGGATTACTTACACACATTTTCTAGGTGGCATTACATTATAAccattttattaaaatgtgttcACACTAAAATAAAAGTACAACATTAAACAGTTTGTAGAAACCAAACCAAAATCATACAGACCTCCCAGAAGTCTTGCAACAACGTCAAGGGTGCTTAGTTCACATACACCGCTCTGCAATAGAGTGGCTTCATCGTCCAAAGGTGTGCCAGCAAGAAGGATAACCTGATCATCAGAAGGAATTCCCTCCAAGGAAGAGACGTGTAACTGAGGAAAAATAAGCATACAGATTGTAGAAGCGATTCGATAGGCATGGTTCATCATTTTGAGCCAATAGGCAAAATGTATACAGGTACATTTGCCACAAACCTTGATTTGTGATACAGTCTCCTGCCCAGACACCTCAAGGGTGTGCAGATTCTGAGCTCTAACAAACAGCTGCATTGTCAGCTACtgaaagacaaaataaagaaaatgtaaagcAGTAATTAAAACCAGAAATAATACATGCATTGTCCTACCTTTTAATGTATATAAACCCAGTACCGAAAATAAGTCAAATGTTAAGGATCTAAGGCTATGTCAATAGCAGCTGTAACAGGTATATACAGAATTAGGTCTCAGAAGACCTTTGTacatatttttatcactccactTGTCATCTACTTTGACACTCCCTTACTACAGTTTCCGTAGCAAACAATGTATATTAGCGATGTGCTAGGCTTCTTCAGTTCGTGTTCAAACCCTATCAACAGCCTCTAGGAACCAAGATTTTATCAAAAAGTAAATCTATTCTATAATTCCTATAACCAGCAAGGCTCCAATACAATTATGGGATATTTTGTACTAGTGGGTCACGTGGCATTGTTATCCTCCATGACTTCATTAAGTAGGAAGGTTTTCCCTCAGTTGTAATTAAACTACTAAGAAAGATGCAGAAAATTCTTCCACCATGACCAATACAATGAGCCCAGGTGGTTTCGGTCCCAACTATTTTCTTTATTGAAGCATCCAAGTTCTTAAAAATtactgagggaaaaaaaaaagtttcttaaaAAATATCTACAGTATACAATCTATACATTAGAACCCAAATAATCCAGACTAGGAAAAAAATACCCTGCTACTTTTACAATTGTTCAAAAGTTGTAACAGCACAATAAATTCTTAATATTTATAAAAAGTCCTAAAAACTAGTATGTCTTACAGAAGGAGGGATGGTGGCATCTAGCAAAACATTAACTGCATGCAGTCATTTATTTGTGGAGTAAATCCTATTACACAAtttaaccatttttttaaaaaaagtgtctATTTGAGTAGCTAGCTGGGAATACAGCATGGGCTGTGACTCGACCCATCCCAACACGTGACAGTGTAAGAGCCCACTGTAAGGTTTAATTTGCAATAAGAGTTTGTAACCTCGTGTTGTAACAGCTTTATTGTTCCCAGACAGGACACACAGTGATAAATAATGCCTGGCCAGGTCTGGGAGCCATGAGACTACAAGCCCACACAGCCAGCGGCTGCCATTCACTAGCCGGGCACAGGGCTACCCAATGGGGGCATGTACTGGCAATTTATCACTAGCCAGCTCCAGGCTGCCAACTACAGACACTGTGAGCCTCGATAACCCTACTCTAACACCATTTAACATCCCCCATAACTCTCACCGGACACTCCGCGTCTCACAAAATGGAGGAAAGGAAAGAGGGAGGCTGGGGAGCGCGCACGCTTCTTATGAGACACCGCGAGCGCGCACGTACTGGGAAATGCCGATTGGTCCATCGGGGAGGCATGCGCATTGACTAACCGCCGCCATATTGTGACTCCCGCCGTAATCTTCGCCATATTGGTACACCTTTTTACCCGCCCATCATGCTCCTCTCGAAGAGGCTATACGAGTGTGCCATCTTGGTACACCCGGGGAGAAGGGACCAAACATCCTGCTGGGTACAAAGATGGCGGCTCCCATGTTGTTAAGGGCAAGGCTGAGAGCTCTGAGTGGGCTATGGCAGCTGCAGGTGAGCgccttttatatttgtaatacacGGTGAATATTAATGGCCTGTGATGGCTGCCTGTATattgaaattaaaaagaaaatagactGTTACAGACCTGCAGCATGAGCCACCAGGCcagctatacaatacacaagatccatcaAACAGCAACTCCAatgctgacagattttattagttttattaaaaacacctaatctaggcaaaaacaatgggggtttagttacattatatgatcatacattgcataagcatgccacaacgtcaatgtaccccatctttggcaggtcctgctctaacagcctaatgGCTGCTCTTAGGAGAtcaacccacttacttggggaaaacattccatctggggctctctgcagtacaaggctaaatagggacctgagatgaggcacttGTACTCCTTGCTTTTTGCACCTTTCCCGTGAGATGGattcaccccctccccaataaaatctgtcaacattgaagttgctgtttagtggataggtgagtgcgctagatcttgtgtattgtatcatTTGGCCCTTAGCAGCACCCCATttgtgcatgttcaggtgagtgcagccccctggtttcatatatatacatctatacaaaCTGTTTTGTGACATATTGATGTGACATGAATGGCTCCCAGATCTCCAGGTAGTTGGCAATACAGTGTTCTGGGCAAAAGCCAACTATTTAATAAAGATGGCCATTGTGTTCCTTTCAGGAGACACTGTGTGGGGAATATACTAACCATTTTAAAAGCATTATGAacatgggttatttactaaactcaacATTTTAGCTGCATTCAATTTGAGGGCTTAAATTGGAGAAATTTTACAAATCTGCTAGTGTGAATTGTCATAAATTCTgatagggttattcaataaaccccTAATTTTAGCTATTAAAATCGGAATGgtaaaattaaggctaaaatttGTTGAATATCAATTTATTTTCCTTACACTTTGCAGCCTTCTTAGTGAATTTAAAAGTTTaggttaaaggtacactccaggcacccagaccacttctgctcattggagtggtctgggtgccaactcccactacccttaaccctgcaagtgtaattattgcagttttttataaactgcaataattaccttgcagggttaagtcctcccctagtggctgtctactagacagccactagaggtcacttcctgcatcatagcacagattatctgtgctagagcgtcgctggacgtcctcacgctgtgtgaggacctccagcgtcgctctattccccatcgggaagcattgaaattaattttccatgctttcctatggggtgcgccaatgcgcatgcgcggcattgccgcgcatgcgcattgggactcctcggccggtgggcgggatcagtctcgcccaccggccgacggaggaagaaggtggagcggcgggggaggagcaggctaTTATAGCAGGCAAACTATTAACAAAATGAAGGTAGGTGGGGAGGTCTGAAATAATGCAGGAAAGGGAGGAGAGATTAACACTTCCCCCTTGCAAGCACATCCTGCAAGTGTATACACTCCCTATGACTGTCACAAGCATGCAGTGAGGGCTGATGACACATATCTTTTCCACAGACTTGACATTTGGCAATCTGGGATTGCCAAAATCACATGTGCCGAAGGTGTAACTAACCCCTGGGACGAAAGTGTAGATTACTCTGCACACAAAGATTCATatgaccatgaccacttcagatcactGAAATGGTCATAGTGGTTGAAGTTACCATTTATATttcaattcaccttgaattctcactttagtctgTTAGACTTGTTCTTGTATGGCAACTCTTACCTCTTTTAatgaataattatataaatgCTCTTAGTTGATTCAATTTACAACACTGATTTCTTTTTAAAACCGTTTTGGTACCCATGAATTCAGATTGTGAAACCTCTCACGGTATTGGAATagaattttgtgtataattgtaataacttttattttttttaattgtattattattgatattccaAGTTTTCTTTTAATTACCTCTGGTGTTCTGCTCTATGGGACCTCAGAGACCAAGTCCATGAAAAGTGCAACACTAAAGCATACatagatatgtttatatctataGCTATGCTATGCAGCTGTGGCTCAGGCTCTCCCTAGAACTGGAAAGAGCACACAGGAAACACATCTTGTATGGCGAAGAAGGAAGTGAAATTCCTTAGACCTCACTGATCAGGGTGTCGTCATATGGCTGCAGTGATCTTAAATAAAGCTGCTGTTTTAAAGGTACACTGCAGTCCCTAAGAACCCAATCTGCTAAAGGGGTTTTGTCAATAACGGCATGTCGCCACATAGGCTTATCTTATAAAAGTACAGAAATTGGTACTTTAATAACTAGACTTCATTACACCTGCTGGCTCTTATGCCCACACAGAATAGGAAGGTTTCTGTCTCAAATAATACCTAGAACATATTGGGAGGATGTCCCTTCAAGGCAGACATCTGTGATCCTTTGTGATCctcaaagcaacataaccactacagatcgcTTTAGATGACTGCTCTTCACCAATGTATGGCTTACTGTGCATGTaactttgcacagaattgatattagctgGCCCGGAACTCTTGTTACAGGGTGGCTAGTGACGTCCCAATTAAGTTGCCAGAGGTGAAGTTACACCTTGTGTGGCAAAAGGGTTTGGTGAAATCACTCACATTCTGAATCTACTGAACACTGAGAATGCTTTTCCTTGAATCCAACTGTGTGTTGTACTGACCAACAATATGTCAAGGTTGGGCAGTATTCCACTAACatcttgtattatttatttagaacccccccccaaaaaaaaaatataaataggatGTGTGGGTGCTCACATTTTGGTTTCAGAGATACATTGAATTACATATAGActcaaagtatttttatttttatttttttccccacacagCGTGCATATAGTGGCTCTACCACAGCTGCTACACCACAGTATCCAGGTATTATTGAATCTCAAGAGGAATATCACTTTGTGGAGCGCCTGATACCCCCTTCAAGGGTCCCTGATCCTCCAAAACATACACAGAGCACTCCATCTGGCTGGGTCGCACCAAAAGGTACACCCTGTCTTCGATTTGTCTTTTTCTCTTATTGTGAGCGATAACCTAATTTGGTGCCACAGAGGTCGCAGATTAATGTCACATGGATAGactgtttttaaatgtaaaggaTGTAATTTTGTATAAATATGCAATGAAAGCACCTCCACTTTGTGTTCTGTTACAGACCCATCCCCTGATCTTCCTTATGTGGTCAGACGTTCCCGAATGCACAATATTCCTGTATATACTGATATAA contains:
- the FAU gene encoding ubiquitin-like FUBI-ribosomal protein eS30 fusion protein, with product MQLFVRAQNLHTLEVSGQETVSQIKLHVSSLEGIPSDDQVILLAGTPLDDEATLLQSGVCELSTLDVVARLLGGKVHGSLARAGKVRGQTTKVAKQEKKKKKTGRAKRRMQYNRRFVNVVPTFGKKKGPNANS
- the MRPL49 gene encoding large ribosomal subunit protein mL49, coding for MAAPMLLRARLRALSGLWQLQRAYSGSTTAATPQYPGIIESQEEYHFVERLIPPSRVPDPPKHTQSTPSGWVAPKDPSPDLPYVVRRSRMHNIPVYTDITHGNRQMTVIRKIEGDIWSLDSEVREFLTHLTGKTPPTQVNEITCSIRVKGYYDKELRTWLADKGF